In Ruminococcaceae bacterium BL-6, a genomic segment contains:
- a CDS encoding ABC transporter ATP-binding protein, protein MSGNPMRKNRKFYIGMALTFIEGLLSGCNFFLLYAVMRMLWDGSADLFRLLRLTVFLGVIFVLRIIVYSIGYTDSQIGGAAVSKQVRLFLGDKIKRIPLSRFTQGQTGDYINVITSGVNNYEKILTHRIGDVVKNVTLSIMLVIFVGMVWLPGGLILLCLELLLVLFLWVSFRVVRKYGTEKNAASTENVSSIVEYVSGIQTFRAYGIGGTKNKTVTSAMKQFSDVSYRYEAHAIPVNAVQCICLWMGLPLMIWAASGPMLSGLLDPVSYLLICMLPMFFAKLSDTISRSLMSYRDLMISKNKVTNIIDEKEETGSMDPFVTSSHEIAFQNVDFSYTAGEPVLKGASFSAPDQKLTAIVGDSGSGKSTILNLIAKYYEAGGGTISIGGRPIEQVAAERVLERISMVDQDVFLFNDTIRNNIRYARPDATDEEIEDACREANCDGFIRKMAKGYDTPAGENGGSLSGGERQRLSIARAILKSSPIILLDEATANLDIENELAVKQAIANLIKQKKTVVMIAHTLSIVKNADQILVVAGGRIAEQGSHEELLAKGGKYAAMWKAEQLSI, encoded by the coding sequence ATGAGCGGTAACCCGATGAGGAAAAACAGAAAATTTTATATCGGCATGGCCTTGACCTTTATCGAAGGCCTGTTATCCGGATGCAATTTTTTCCTCCTCTATGCAGTCATGAGAATGCTGTGGGATGGAAGCGCCGATTTGTTCCGCCTGCTCCGGCTGACCGTGTTCCTTGGCGTGATCTTCGTGCTGCGGATTATCGTCTACAGCATTGGATACACGGACAGCCAGATCGGCGGCGCCGCCGTGAGCAAACAAGTACGGTTGTTCTTGGGCGATAAGATCAAGAGGATTCCGTTATCCCGTTTTACCCAGGGGCAAACGGGCGATTACATCAACGTCATCACCAGCGGTGTGAACAACTATGAGAAGATTCTGACCCATAGGATTGGTGACGTGGTAAAGAATGTAACCCTTTCCATTATGCTGGTTATCTTTGTGGGAATGGTCTGGTTGCCTGGAGGCCTGATTTTGCTTTGCCTTGAGCTGTTACTGGTGCTTTTTCTCTGGGTTTCCTTCCGGGTGGTCAGAAAATACGGTACGGAAAAGAACGCCGCCAGCACGGAAAATGTAAGCAGCATTGTGGAATATGTTTCCGGCATCCAGACCTTCCGAGCTTATGGCATCGGCGGTACAAAAAACAAAACGGTCACTTCAGCGATGAAACAGTTCAGCGATGTCAGCTATCGCTATGAAGCCCATGCGATTCCTGTTAACGCGGTACAGTGTATCTGCCTTTGGATGGGGCTTCCCCTGATGATATGGGCGGCTTCCGGTCCGATGCTATCCGGGTTGCTGGATCCGGTTTCTTACCTTCTGATCTGCATGCTGCCCATGTTCTTTGCCAAGCTGTCCGATACGATATCAAGAAGCCTTATGAGCTACAGGGATCTTATGATTTCCAAAAATAAGGTCACAAACATCATCGACGAGAAAGAAGAAACAGGCAGCATGGACCCGTTTGTCACCTCCAGCCATGAGATTGCTTTTCAGAACGTGGACTTCTCCTACACGGCGGGGGAACCTGTCCTGAAGGGTGCCTCCTTCTCCGCGCCGGATCAGAAGCTGACCGCCATTGTGGGAGATTCCGGCTCCGGAAAATCCACTATTCTGAACCTGATCGCCAAATATTATGAGGCGGGCGGCGGAACCATCTCCATCGGCGGCAGGCCGATCGAGCAGGTGGCGGCGGAGCGTGTGCTGGAGCGGATCTCCATGGTGGATCAGGATGTATTCCTGTTTAACGACACCATCCGGAACAACATCCGTTACGCCCGGCCCGACGCAACAGATGAGGAAATCGAGGACGCCTGCCGGGAAGCCAACTGCGACGGCTTCATTCGCAAAATGGCGAAGGGCTACGATACCCCGGCCGGCGAGAACGGCGGCTCGCTCTCAGGGGGCGAGCGTCAAAGGCTCTCCATCGCCCGCGCCATTTTGAAAAGCAGCCCGATCATCCTGCTGGACGAGGCAACGGCAAACCTTGATATTGAAAACGAGCTGGCGGTAAAACAGGCCATTGCCAATTTAATCAAACAGAAAAAAACGGTTGTGATGATTGCGCACACCTTATCTATTGTCAAAAACGCGGATCAGATTCTGGTGGTGGCGGGAGGACGGATCGCCGAACAAGGCTCACACGAGGAGCTGCTGGCGAAGGGCGGAAAATACGCCGCCATGTGGAAGGCGGAGCAGCTTTCCATATAG
- a CDS encoding ABC-type multidrug transport system, ATPase and permease components produces MYGVLKKIFAFSGSRRGLLKRSMAVAFVGAVFSALQFGALMVVLEAMLADDRGGRTAWAALGIMLLSIAGRAAASYVSNLQQTKTGYFMVAEKRIHIGDRLRYIPMGYFDRNSLGNITAVVTTTLGDVENAAARCLVAVVGGILNTLAFALALFFFDWRVGLVVLLGIVLYLTVTELSQKHNGKTGPDRQRAQENLVEAVLEYLQGMSVVRAFGLGKDSGQTVRKAIDGSCAKNLKLEYSAVPWMALQQLVVRAASVAMIVVSLLLYLGGGMGLASCLLMLIASFLVFGNLESAGNMSALLQMLGASMDKANSIDDTPTMDIEGKDLSPADASVSFEKVDFSYKDRKILDDVTFRVPEKTTTAVVGPSGGGKTTLCSLIARFWDVQGGSVRIGGWDVRDYKLDSLMKNISMVFQNVYLFNDTIENNIKFGRPGATHEQVEAAAKAACCHDFISALPDGYSTVIGEGGGTLSGGERQRISIARAMLKDAPIVILDEATASVDPENEAELQKAIDTLTHDKTIVMIAHRLKTVRRADQILVLDGGRIVQRGAHQELESQPGLYADFLKAREEAIGWKLA; encoded by the coding sequence ATGTACGGCGTTCTGAAAAAAATTTTTGCATTTTCCGGCAGCCGCCGGGGGCTCTTGAAACGCTCCATGGCGGTGGCCTTTGTTGGGGCGGTGTTTTCGGCGCTCCAGTTCGGCGCGCTGATGGTGGTGCTGGAGGCGATGCTTGCGGACGACCGCGGCGGAAGAACCGCCTGGGCGGCGCTCGGCATCATGCTTTTGTCCATCGCGGGGCGGGCCGCGGCCTCGTATGTCTCCAATCTGCAGCAGACGAAAACCGGCTATTTCATGGTGGCCGAAAAGCGCATCCACATCGGGGATCGGCTGCGCTACATCCCGATGGGCTACTTCGACCGGAACAGCCTCGGCAACATCACCGCCGTGGTCACCACCACGCTGGGCGACGTCGAAAATGCCGCCGCGCGGTGCCTGGTGGCTGTCGTCGGCGGAATTCTGAACACGCTGGCTTTTGCGCTCGCGCTCTTCTTCTTCGACTGGCGGGTGGGCCTCGTCGTGCTGCTCGGCATCGTCCTTTATCTGACGGTGACGGAGCTTTCTCAGAAGCATAACGGCAAAACCGGACCGGACCGGCAGCGGGCGCAGGAAAATCTGGTGGAGGCGGTGCTGGAATACCTGCAGGGTATGAGCGTCGTCAGGGCGTTCGGACTGGGAAAGGACAGCGGCCAGACGGTACGGAAAGCAATCGACGGAAGCTGCGCAAAAAACCTGAAGCTGGAATACAGCGCCGTACCCTGGATGGCGTTGCAGCAGTTGGTGGTGCGGGCTGCCAGCGTGGCTATGATCGTCGTCAGCCTGCTGCTGTATCTGGGGGGCGGCATGGGCCTTGCGAGCTGCCTTCTGATGCTGATCGCCTCGTTTCTGGTGTTCGGCAATCTCGAAAGCGCCGGCAACATGTCTGCGCTTCTGCAGATGCTGGGCGCTTCCATGGACAAAGCCAATTCCATCGACGACACCCCGACGATGGATATCGAGGGGAAAGACCTGTCCCCGGCGGACGCATCCGTTTCCTTCGAGAAGGTCGATTTTTCCTATAAGGACCGGAAGATTCTGGATGACGTCACTTTCCGTGTGCCCGAAAAGACCACGACCGCCGTGGTGGGGCCTTCCGGCGGAGGCAAGACCACCCTTTGCAGCCTGATCGCCCGGTTCTGGGACGTGCAGGGCGGCAGTGTCAGGATCGGCGGCTGGGACGTGCGGGATTACAAGCTGGACAGCCTGATGAAAAATATCAGCATGGTGTTCCAGAACGTCTACCTTTTCAACGACACCATCGAGAACAACATCAAGTTCGGCAGGCCCGGTGCCACCCATGAGCAGGTGGAAGCTGCCGCCAAAGCCGCCTGCTGCCACGATTTCATCTCCGCTCTGCCGGACGGCTACTCAACGGTGATCGGCGAGGGCGGCGGCACCCTTTCCGGCGGCGAACGCCAGCGGATCTCGATCGCCCGCGCGATGCTCAAGGACGCCCCGATCGTGATCCTCGACGAGGCGACCGCAAGCGTGGATCCGGAGAACGAGGCGGAGCTGCAAAAGGCCATCGATACCCTGACGCATGACAAGACCATCGTGATGATCGCCCACCGGCTCAAGACCGTGCGCCGCGCCGACCAGATCCTGGTGCTGGACGGCGGCCGGATCGTGCAGCGGGGCGCCCATCAGGAACTGGAGTCTCAGCCCGGCCTGTACGCGGACTTTCTCAAGGCGAGGGAGGAGGCCATCGGCTGGAAGCTGGCCTGA
- a CDS encoding ABC transporter ATP-binding protein, producing the protein METSKTPSPFSKLWGWAGPYRGGFLASVLLAVAGVACGMIPYFCAARIIGELFAGGGSPAFYLAWSGGALAGYLGQVLFSKLSTAISHTATYHTLRDLRHALVEKLSRVPMGAILDTPSGQYKTTIVDRVEGMEPTLAHLLPEMTSNLLVPIAVLAYIAAIDWRMALVALIPLALGILCVAGSGRTYAARWDGAVKTGRRMANAIVEYVGGIQVVKAFSQSAGSYRKYADAVTDNAAYYVDWFKDSQKYMCGWSSIIPSVLVTVLPAGFSLWSRGSLSAADFLTVVVLSLGISGPIMAAMTFVDDLAVVGSSVGEISGILGAPELVRPDTPAALDRLGIALRDVSFSYEKGGAEALHGISLTIRPGTVTALVGPSGSGKSTVAKLIAGFWDVTGGSVTLGGADLRKIPFEQLNRQIAYVLQDNYLFDRTVRENIRMGRPGASDEEVENVAKAVGCDGFIRALDHGYDTVAGGGGGHLSGGEKQRISIARAMLKNAPVLILDEATASVDPENEAAIQRALSALTKGKTLLVIAHHLSTVAGADNIVVLQNGRIAAQGKQEELLSTCPLYASMWRAHIDARDRA; encoded by the coding sequence ATGGAAACAAGCAAAACCCCATCCCCGTTCTCAAAGCTCTGGGGGTGGGCCGGTCCCTATCGCGGCGGGTTTCTCGCATCCGTGCTTCTCGCGGTCGCCGGCGTGGCCTGCGGGATGATTCCCTATTTCTGTGCGGCCCGCATCATCGGGGAGCTTTTTGCCGGGGGAGGAAGCCCGGCGTTTTATCTCGCGTGGAGCGGCGGGGCTTTGGCGGGATACTTAGGTCAGGTGCTCTTCTCAAAGCTGTCCACCGCGATATCCCACACCGCCACCTATCATACCCTGCGGGACTTGCGTCACGCCCTGGTGGAAAAGCTGTCCCGGGTTCCGATGGGCGCGATTCTGGATACGCCCTCCGGCCAGTATAAAACCACCATCGTGGACCGCGTGGAAGGAATGGAGCCGACGCTGGCCCACCTGCTTCCGGAGATGACCTCGAATCTTCTTGTGCCGATCGCCGTCCTAGCCTATATCGCGGCGATCGACTGGCGGATGGCTCTGGTCGCCCTCATTCCCCTCGCGCTCGGGATCCTCTGCGTGGCGGGCAGCGGCAGAACCTATGCCGCCCGCTGGGACGGCGCGGTGAAAACCGGACGGCGTATGGCCAACGCCATCGTCGAGTATGTGGGCGGTATCCAGGTGGTCAAGGCGTTCAGCCAGTCCGCCGGTTCCTACCGGAAATACGCCGATGCGGTGACCGACAACGCGGCGTATTATGTGGACTGGTTCAAGGATAGCCAGAAGTACATGTGCGGGTGGAGCAGCATCATCCCGTCGGTGCTGGTCACCGTACTGCCCGCAGGTTTTTCCCTCTGGTCGCGGGGCAGCCTGAGCGCAGCCGATTTCCTGACGGTCGTTGTCCTGTCGCTCGGGATCTCCGGCCCGATCATGGCGGCCATGACCTTCGTGGACGACCTCGCGGTCGTCGGCAGCAGCGTCGGGGAGATTTCCGGCATTTTGGGTGCGCCCGAGCTGGTCCGGCCGGACACGCCCGCCGCTCTCGACAGGCTGGGCATCGCCCTGCGGGACGTATCCTTCTCCTATGAAAAAGGCGGGGCGGAGGCCCTGCACGGGATCAGCCTTACGATCCGTCCCGGCACGGTGACCGCGCTGGTGGGGCCGTCCGGTTCCGGAAAATCGACCGTCGCAAAGCTGATCGCGGGGTTCTGGGACGTGACCGGCGGGTCCGTTACGCTGGGCGGCGCGGACCTGCGGAAGATTCCTTTCGAACAGCTCAACCGGCAGATCGCCTACGTTTTGCAGGACAACTACCTCTTCGACCGCACCGTCCGGGAGAATATCCGCATGGGCAGGCCGGGGGCATCCGACGAGGAAGTGGAGAACGTTGCAAAGGCCGTCGGCTGCGACGGCTTTATCCGCGCGCTGGATCACGGCTACGACACCGTGGCCGGAGGCGGAGGAGGACACCTGTCGGGCGGGGAAAAGCAGCGGATCTCGATCGCGCGGGCAATGCTGAAAAACGCCCCGGTCCTGATTCTGGACGAGGCGACCGCATCCGTCGATCCGGAGAACGAGGCCGCCATCCAGCGGGCGCTTTCGGCGCTGACGAAAGGAAAGACGCTGCTGGTGATCGCCCACCATCTTTCCACTGTTGCCGGCGCCGACAACATCGTCGTTTTGCAGAACGGGCGGATTGCGGCCCAGGGGAAACAGGAGGAACTGCTGAGCACCTGCCCGCTGTACGCATCGATGTGGCGGGCCCATATTGACGCACGGGACCGGGCGTGA
- a CDS encoding TetR/AcrR family transcriptional regulator — translation MKPTNEKLAADLLEAGKREFLAHGFQGASLRNIAGALNVTTGAIYRYYADKEALFDALVEAPAKELEERYRKAQQGFAALPVREQLSGLPELSRNGQNWIFDYIYDHFDAFRLIACCSAGTTYEHYIDVLVEIETNSGRVLLDRMEEEGLPVRRIDDDLIHILADALFSGIFETVRHSLPRDRAARYFDSLREFYAAGWFRLLGISQS, via the coding sequence ATGAAACCAACCAATGAAAAGCTGGCCGCGGATCTGCTGGAAGCGGGGAAGCGGGAATTTCTCGCCCACGGTTTTCAGGGCGCGTCCCTGCGGAATATCGCCGGGGCGCTGAACGTGACCACCGGTGCGATCTACCGCTATTACGCAGACAAAGAGGCGTTGTTCGACGCGCTGGTGGAAGCTCCGGCAAAGGAATTGGAGGAGCGGTACCGGAAGGCCCAGCAGGGATTCGCCGCCCTGCCGGTGCGGGAGCAGCTTTCCGGCCTGCCCGAATTATCCAGGAACGGTCAAAACTGGATTTTCGATTATATTTACGACCACTTCGACGCCTTCCGGCTCATCGCCTGCTGTTCCGCCGGAACGACGTACGAGCACTACATCGACGTGCTGGTCGAGATCGAGACGAATTCCGGGCGGGTGCTGCTGGACCGGATGGAGGAGGAGGGCCTGCCGGTACGGCGGATCGACGACGATCTCATCCACATTCTGGCCGACGCGCTCTTCTCGGGCATTTTCGAAACCGTCCGCCACAGCCTGCCCCGGGACAGGGCGGCCCGCTACTTCGACAGCCTGCGGGAGTTTTACGCCGCGGGCTGGTTCAGGCTTTTGGGGATTTCACAGAGCTGA
- a CDS encoding Cro/Cl family transcriptional regulator, translated as MTPNKEDYLKEIGKLGGGDNLVSNKQIADALQVSPASVSEMLLKLERDGFIEYEPYRGIRLTQTGKQQSAALLRSHRLWEVFLLRHLGYSWSEVHEDAELLEHVTSPRLAQRLDDFLNHPDFCPHGSAIPHADGEIKVMPLRKLSQMSVGEGSVIRRVSEEKELLEYLQELGVQIGSAFTVRSIGPYEGPIAIEMDGRPVSLSYKAACHIDVDAG; from the coding sequence ATGACCCCGAATAAGGAAGACTATCTGAAAGAAATCGGCAAGCTCGGCGGCGGGGACAATCTCGTTTCAAACAAGCAGATTGCGGATGCCCTGCAGGTTTCCCCCGCTTCCGTCAGCGAGATGCTTTTAAAGCTGGAAAGGGATGGGTTTATCGAATATGAGCCCTACCGCGGAATACGCCTGACGCAAACCGGAAAACAGCAATCCGCCGCGCTTTTAAGAAGCCACCGCCTTTGGGAGGTTTTCCTGCTGCGCCATCTGGGCTATTCCTGGAGCGAAGTGCACGAGGATGCGGAGCTTCTGGAGCATGTGACTTCTCCGCGTCTGGCGCAGAGGCTGGACGACTTTTTGAATCACCCCGATTTCTGTCCGCACGGTTCCGCGATTCCTCACGCGGATGGGGAAATCAAAGTCATGCCGCTGCGGAAGCTCAGCCAAATGTCCGTGGGGGAAGGCTCCGTCATCCGGAGGGTTTCCGAAGAGAAGGAGCTTTTAGAATACCTTCAGGAGCTGGGCGTTCAAATTGGAAGCGCGTTTACGGTCCGTTCGATCGGGCCCTATGAAGGCCCGATCGCCATAGAGATGGATGGCCGTCCGGTTTCCCTGAGCTACAAAGCCGCCTGCCACATCGATGTGGACGCCGGGTAA
- a CDS encoding Ferrous iron transport protein A — MSYKEIPLNQLPMGIRAVVVSLNANGPFRRRMLDLGVIGGTEIEPLYKSPSGNPIAYRIRGAVIALRSDVSGKILVTA; from the coding sequence ATGAGTTACAAAGAAATACCGCTGAATCAGCTGCCCATGGGAATCAGGGCGGTTGTGGTGTCTTTAAACGCAAACGGTCCGTTCCGGAGAAGGATGCTGGATCTCGGCGTAATCGGCGGAACGGAAATCGAACCGCTTTACAAAAGCCCGTCGGGGAACCCCATCGCTTACCGGATCCGCGGTGCGGTCATCGCGTTGCGGTCCGACGTATCCGGAAAGATTTTGGTCACCGCATAG
- the feoB gene encoding Fe(2+) transporter FeoB homolog, which produces MGLTAESTGAGALCSGGVLQIDRITADDKVVALAGNPNVGKSTVFNSLTGMNQHTGNWPGKTVANAQGRYRHQNTNFVLVDIPGTYSLMANSEEEEIARDFICFGGPDAVVVVADATCLERNLNLVLQTMEISKRVVLCVNLLDEAKKKKIQIDLKALSEKLGIPVVGTSARSGKGLDRLMDAVTDLTRGRSETSPMEITYGEEIERAISILEPALDDTLNGRLNSRWAAIKLLDGDESLLRSMRNYLGTDILSDEAVSGRMKEAKEFLEQTGITNDSFRDQVVTRIVELCETLRRETVVYEKKEYAERDRKIDHILTSKATGIPIMILMLLGIFWITITGANVPSALIADGLFRVQDLLLKFFRWISAPEWVTGLLVEGVYRTLAWVVSVMLPPMAIFFPLFTLLEDLGYLPRVAFNLDNFFRKAGAHGKQSLSMCMGFGCNACGVIGCRIIDSPRERLIAILTNNFVPCNGRFPTLIAVITMFFAAAVAGPLQSAVSAVTLTAVIVFGVIMTMLISKLLSRTILKGVPSSFSLELPPYRRPQIGKVIVRSIFDRTLFVLRRAVVVAAPAGLVIWLLANIQAGGASLLAQCAGFLDPFARLLGMDGYILMAFVLGFPANEIVIPIIIMSYMAAGSLTDYESLAQLHALFIAHGWTWLTAVCVMLFSLLHWPCGTTCLTIKKETQSIKWTALGFAIPTAAGIAVCFLVATTARLLGIA; this is translated from the coding sequence ATGGGATTAACAGCAGAATCCACGGGCGCCGGAGCCTTATGCAGCGGCGGCGTCCTGCAGATTGACCGGATCACTGCGGATGATAAAGTGGTCGCTTTGGCCGGAAACCCGAACGTCGGAAAAAGCACGGTGTTCAACAGTCTGACGGGGATGAATCAGCATACGGGAAACTGGCCCGGAAAGACCGTGGCCAACGCGCAGGGAAGATACAGGCATCAGAATACGAATTTTGTCCTTGTCGACATCCCCGGCACCTATTCCCTGATGGCGAATTCGGAAGAAGAGGAAATCGCGCGCGATTTTATCTGCTTCGGGGGCCCGGATGCCGTGGTGGTCGTCGCGGACGCTACCTGCCTGGAACGCAATCTGAATCTGGTCCTTCAGACCATGGAAATTTCCAAGCGTGTCGTTCTGTGCGTCAATCTGCTGGACGAGGCAAAAAAGAAGAAGATCCAGATCGATCTGAAAGCGCTTTCCGAAAAGCTCGGCATTCCCGTCGTGGGCACCAGCGCCCGAAGCGGAAAGGGCCTGGACCGCCTGATGGACGCCGTCACAGACCTGACCCGGGGCCGAAGCGAAACGAGCCCGATGGAAATCACATACGGAGAAGAAATCGAACGGGCGATTTCCATCCTCGAACCCGCTTTGGACGATACGTTAAACGGAAGGCTGAACAGCCGCTGGGCAGCGATCAAGCTGTTGGATGGAGACGAAAGCCTGCTGCGCTCCATGAGGAATTACCTCGGGACCGACATTTTGTCTGATGAAGCGGTTTCGGGCCGGATGAAGGAAGCAAAGGAATTCCTGGAGCAAACGGGAATTACAAACGATTCCTTCCGGGATCAGGTCGTAACCCGGATCGTGGAGCTTTGTGAAACGCTCCGCCGCGAAACCGTCGTCTATGAAAAGAAGGAGTACGCCGAGCGGGACCGCAAAATCGATCATATTCTGACCTCGAAAGCGACCGGCATCCCCATCATGATCCTGATGCTGCTCGGCATCTTCTGGATCACGATTACGGGCGCCAACGTGCCGTCCGCCCTGATCGCCGACGGGCTGTTCCGGGTGCAGGACCTCCTGCTGAAATTCTTCCGCTGGATTTCCGCCCCCGAATGGGTGACAGGTCTGCTGGTAGAAGGGGTCTACCGGACCCTGGCCTGGGTCGTTTCCGTCATGCTGCCGCCAATGGCGATTTTCTTTCCGCTCTTCACCCTGCTGGAGGACCTCGGCTATCTGCCGCGCGTTGCTTTCAACCTCGACAATTTCTTCCGAAAGGCGGGCGCGCACGGGAAACAGTCCCTCAGCATGTGCATGGGATTCGGCTGCAACGCCTGCGGAGTGATCGGCTGCCGGATCATCGATTCCCCAAGGGAGCGGCTGATCGCGATTCTGACGAACAATTTCGTCCCCTGCAACGGACGGTTTCCGACCCTGATCGCCGTCATCACCATGTTCTTCGCCGCGGCAGTGGCGGGTCCGCTCCAATCGGCGGTCTCCGCCGTGACCCTGACGGCGGTCATCGTATTCGGGGTCATCATGACCATGCTGATTTCCAAGCTTCTTTCGAGGACGATCCTCAAGGGGGTTCCCTCCTCCTTCAGTCTGGAGCTTCCGCCGTACCGCCGCCCGCAGATCGGCAAGGTGATCGTCCGTTCCATCTTTGACCGGACGCTGTTCGTGCTGCGGCGCGCCGTCGTTGTGGCGGCCCCGGCCGGGCTCGTGATCTGGCTTCTCGCCAATATTCAGGCCGGAGGCGCGAGCCTTCTCGCGCAGTGCGCGGGCTTTCTGGACCCGTTCGCAAGGCTTCTGGGCATGGACGGATATATCCTGATGGCGTTCGTCCTTGGCTTCCCGGCGAACGAAATCGTCATCCCCATCATCATCATGAGCTATATGGCGGCGGGCTCCCTGACCGATTACGAGAGCCTTGCACAGCTGCATGCTTTGTTTATCGCCCACGGCTGGACCTGGCTGACCGCCGTGTGCGTCATGCTGTTCTCGCTGCTGCACTGGCCCTGCGGAACGACCTGCCTGACCATCAAAAAAGAAACACAGAGTATCAAATGGACCGCGCTTGGCTTTGCCATCCCAACGGCAGCGGGCATTGCCGTCTGCTTCCTGGTAGCCACTACCGCCCGGCTTCTCGGGATAGCGTAA
- a CDS encoding Methyl-accepting chemotaxis protein, with the protein MFHPSKSAGGKGKNFIGNLSIRSKLAVGFGVILICLFVSVAISMASILNIGRQVDLYGKYTLPNATYTLELRRNMLSVQANLLQAMIDDDQGQVGRYLDKAQEDAAEAQKALTAFTGNQRSDAQKKEIASITSALEKATSAQQQISDLLSSGAADNRNKAYRLYTDEYVPNFNTIAETGAALNKIGDQRAAAQKTEAQNAKALAWILAISSTAVSLVLTVVIISAIGKSILNPIDEIGKAYEEISKGNIEVEITYDGRDELGRMARLIKKANEVQGTVLRDVIEKFTRISQGDMDIKVDLDYPGAFAALKQAIEKTVSSLSRTLFAINTAAEQVSTGAGQVSSGAQALASGATEQAATVEELNASVAQVAGNAEKNLEHVKAATEFSQQAGEGIKAGNERMNELTKAMTNIDSASSQIANITKAVQDIAFQTNILALNAAVEAARAGDAGKGFAVVADEVRNLATKSAEAAKETAQLIDSSASAVARGSQITAQTAQILTDVQKKAITASESISKIEQASFEQTSSIEQIRQGLSQVSSVVQTNAATAEENSATSEEMSAQAAALREEVAKFNLNSKEIRAAG; encoded by the coding sequence ATGTTTCATCCGTCAAAAAGTGCGGGAGGCAAGGGAAAGAACTTTATCGGAAATCTGTCCATCAGATCGAAATTGGCTGTCGGCTTCGGAGTCATCCTGATTTGCTTATTTGTGTCCGTTGCAATTTCCATGGCCAGCATCCTCAACATCGGGCGTCAGGTGGATCTGTATGGGAAATACACCCTCCCGAACGCGACTTATACTTTGGAGCTCAGGCGCAATATGCTCTCCGTTCAGGCCAATCTTCTGCAGGCCATGATAGACGACGATCAGGGCCAGGTGGGACGGTATCTTGACAAAGCGCAGGAAGATGCGGCCGAGGCGCAGAAAGCCCTGACCGCATTTACCGGAAACCAGAGAAGCGATGCCCAGAAAAAGGAGATTGCAAGCATAACCTCGGCACTTGAAAAAGCAACTTCCGCCCAGCAGCAGATATCCGATTTGTTAAGCAGCGGGGCGGCGGATAACCGGAATAAGGCATATCGGCTGTATACGGATGAATATGTTCCGAATTTCAATACGATCGCCGAAACCGGAGCCGCTCTGAATAAAATCGGCGACCAAAGGGCGGCGGCCCAGAAGACGGAAGCTCAAAATGCGAAGGCTTTGGCATGGATTCTGGCAATCTCTTCCACCGCCGTTTCCCTTGTGCTGACGGTCGTAATCATATCCGCTATCGGAAAATCGATCCTGAACCCGATCGACGAGATCGGAAAAGCATACGAAGAGATATCGAAGGGCAACATCGAAGTCGAAATCACCTATGACGGCCGTGACGAACTCGGCCGTATGGCCCGGCTGATCAAGAAAGCCAATGAAGTGCAGGGTACGGTTCTCAGGGATGTGATAGAAAAATTCACCCGGATATCCCAGGGGGATATGGATATCAAAGTGGATTTGGACTATCCCGGTGCGTTCGCGGCGCTCAAACAGGCGATTGAAAAGACGGTTTCTTCCCTGAGCCGGACCCTGTTTGCCATCAACACCGCCGCGGAGCAGGTGAGCACCGGCGCCGGGCAGGTTTCAAGCGGTGCCCAGGCTCTCGCGTCGGGGGCGACCGAACAGGCCGCCACCGTAGAGGAACTGAATGCCTCCGTTGCACAGGTCGCGGGGAATGCCGAGAAAAATTTGGAACATGTCAAGGCGGCAACCGAATTTTCCCAGCAGGCCGGCGAGGGAATCAAGGCTGGAAATGAGCGTATGAATGAGCTTACAAAGGCAATGACAAATATCGATTCCGCTTCGAGCCAGATCGCCAATATTACAAAGGCTGTCCAGGATATCGCTTTTCAGACCAATATTCTCGCCCTCAATGCCGCGGTTGAAGCGGCCCGGGCGGGAGATGCCGGAAAAGGATTTGCGGTAGTGGCGGATGAGGTGCGCAACCTTGCCACCAAATCCGCGGAGGCGGCAAAGGAAACCGCACAATTGATTGACAGTTCGGCGTCCGCGGTAGCCAGGGGCTCACAGATTACGGCGCAGACCGCTCAGATTTTGACGGACGTGCAGAAAAAGGCAATCACAGCAAGTGAAAGCATTTCCAAAATAGAACAGGCCTCTTTTGAACAGACCAGCTCCATAGAGCAGATCAGGCAGGGCCTTTCTCAGGTTTCCTCCGTCGTGCAGACCAATGCGGCTACTGCGGAGGAAAACTCCGCCACCAGCGAGGAGATGTCCGCGCAGGCTGCCGCTTTACGCGAGGAAGTCGCTAAATTCAATTTGAATTCCAAAGAAATCAGAGCCGCGGGGTGA